A window from Lolium rigidum isolate FL_2022 unplaced genomic scaffold, APGP_CSIRO_Lrig_0.1 contig_13061_1, whole genome shotgun sequence encodes these proteins:
- the LOC124680344 gene encoding EEF1A lysine methyltransferase 3 yields MDTAVFSAASLFDDDSDDDSRRDQAQVGADGESQEQALEYEERLHKFPGLDLSIREFSCHQLNANLLWPGTFFFADWLVKNPSILDGQRILELGSGTGALAIFLRKTYGVDITTSDYDDKDIEENIAHNCRVNNLDLLPHIRHTWGDPFPVPRPDWNIVIASDILLYVKQYPNLIKTLSFLLKESDLNAQRDGCTNITTKSGEEVVVTYPMFLMSWRRRIGKDQSIFFEGCEKAGLEVQHLGDLVYLISKKN; encoded by the exons ATGGACACCGCCGTCTTCTCCGCCGCCTCTCTCttcgacgacgacagcgacgacgacagccGGCGAG ACCAGGCGCAGGTGGGCGCCGACGGGGAGAGCCAGGAGCAGGCGCTGGAGTACGAGGAGAGGCTCCACAAGTTCCCAGGCCTG GACTTGAGCATCAGAGAATTTTCATGTCATCAGCTAAATGCCAATCTGCTATGGCCTGGGACATTTTTCTTTGCTGACTGGCTAGTTAAGAATCCATCAATCCTTGATGGTCAACGAATCCTGGAACTAGGAAG TGGAACAGGGGCTTTAGCCATTTTCCTACGGAAAACATATGGAGTGGATATTACGACTTCTGATTATGACGACAAGGACATTGAAGAAAATATAGCTCACAACTGCAGAGTTAATAATTTGGATCTGCTACCTCACATCCGAC ACACCTGGGGAGATCCGTTTCCCGTCCCCCGCCCCGATTGGAACATTGTGATCGCCAGTGATATTCTACTAT ATGTTAAGCAGTACCCAAACCTGATAAAGACGCTATCGTTCCTTCTGAAAGAATCCGATCTTAACGCGCAGAGAGATGGCTGTACAAACATTACAACTAAATCAG GAGAAGAAGTGGTGGTGACGTACCCCATGTTTCTGATGAGTTGGCGTAGAAGGATCGGCAAGGACCAATCGATTTTCTTTGAAGGATGCGAAAAGGCAGGCCTCGAAGTGCAGCATCTGGGTGACCTTGTGTACCTCATCAGCAAGAAGAACTGA